A stretch of the Theileria equi strain WA chromosome 1, complete sequence genome encodes the following:
- a CDS encoding hypothetical protein (encoded by transcript BEWA_029870A): MYGNQHSSRVVTLGSPFNITVMGYKLDEAMAAFLSLEPACGDANVTSKILLIKMALHPDLIYEKEEGNVAMWIGVQIFRRHYLDSLTSYERSVKEVFEMERTLYLCITDIQDTSDANPPIKNARYSGIKYLVSGPRVVDNEGLMTDGPRKFTMLVDRKMPVFSHKILIASFPGRVPPRLTCEGGLAGYSGSAVFQFHAFDDNVISWNVSSVSESSIICWCGRRRCVSLDDYSTTVQLPKGLAKAPNLGANSMFLALPITERISVALSGSVTGYDEIRLVGKNVKCGYAYSSKMTNNLNMDSHITTILPIGNGLSTKELVRRRNSLGSSVAFQRYHKWRSFDLSVRATRGEPFYKICHCQFLINESCQNDEDFGSLAGIVSPKISRTSGSFGNIRVRICNGGIFIMEGYSRNLLVKNIDC, from the coding sequence ATGTACGGTAACCAGCATTCTTCTCGCGTTGTAACCCTTGGAAGCCCATTCAATATAACGGTAATGGGTTACAAATTGGATGAAGCCATGGCGGCATTTCTATCCCTGGAGCCTGCATGCGGTGATGCCAATGTCACCAGTAAAATTCTCCTCATCAAAATGGCTCTGCATCCAGATTTaatttatgaaaaggaggaagGAAATGTTGCCATGTGGATCGGAGTTCAGATTTTCAGGAGGCATTACTTAGACTCGCTGACAAGCTACGAAAGGTCCGTAAAGGAGGTCTTTGAGATGGAGCGGACTCTCTATCTTTGCATAACGGATATTCAAGATACTTCTGACGCCAATCCTCCCATTAAAAACGCAAGATATTCTGGCATAAAATACCTTGTTTCTGGTCCGCGAGTGGTGGATAATGAAGGGCTAATGACTGATGGGCCGAgaaaatttacaatgttGGTTGACAGGAAGATGCCAGTTTTTAGTCACAAGATACTCATTGCATCTTTTCCGGGCAGAGTCCCTCCTCGCTTGACTTGTGAAGGTGGTTTGGCCGGGTACTCTGGATCGGCCGTATTTCAATTTCATGCCTTTGATGACAATGTGATTAGTTGGAACGTTTCTTCAGTCAGTGAATCTTCCATCATTTGCTGGTGTGGAAGGCGTCGTTGCGTTTCTCTGGATGATTACTCTACGACTGTACAGTTGCCCAAGGGTTTGGCTAAAGCGCCAAATTTAGGTGCAAACTCAATGTTTCTGGCTTTACCAATCACGGAGAGAATTAGTGTGGCTCTCTCTGGAAGTGTGACGGGATATGATGAGATTAGGTTGGTCGGAAAGAATGTAAAGTGCGGGTATGCCTACTCGTCCAAAATGACCAATAACCTCAATATGGATAGTCACATCACAACGATACTCCCAATCGGTAATGGACTCTCTACAAAGGAGCTGGTGAGGCGGAGGAATTCCCTCGGATCGTCTGTTGCATTTCAGAGGTACCACAAATGGAGGTCATTTGACCTCAGCGTAAGAGCGACGAGAGGCGAGCCCTTTTACAAGATTTGCCACTGCCAGTTTTTGATTAATGAATCTTGCcagaatgatgaagattttggaaGCCTGGCAGGGATTGTGTCCCCCAAAATTAGTCGCACAAGTGGGAGTTTTGGTAACATTAGGGTGAGAATTTGTAATGGTGGAATCTTTATAATGGAAGGTTAtagtcgaaatcttttggtgaaaaatatcgattgttag
- a CDS encoding hypothetical protein (encoded by transcript BEWA_029880A) — MISEERSSVGSLLSRGNLQRKSSHLNKTIGDDNVGMQTAASEISTSRAETIKGVTNPTLISTSDVADNRSTLSLVEGQCLPESNQKIFSKWVRACDHTESKQGDILPLKKQQKHDDNGRIGPKLIVKQTGTTYRASFQTDDKEFNNDILGTRRLYYNLADVRLALTLDELQCGPEFNQKNFLYKQVATCKTTQCRRGINITFKKQGGNKTMALIVIVEEPVSLSRRFAGILSKRINSNGQEIKVRSKYNRKILFIKACSDYSPNLQETVVSTRV; from the coding sequence atgatttccGAGGAAAGGTCTTCTGTAGGCTCGTTGTTAAGCCGagggaacctccagaggaagtcatcacacctgaataaaacaatagggGACGACAACGTCGGAATGCAAACTGCAGCGAgtgaaatctcaacttcacgagctgaaacgataaaaggtgtcacaaatccaacattaatatcaacaagtgatgtagctgacaacaggtctacgttatccctcgttgaagggcaatgcctacctgaatctaatcaaaaaattttttctaaatgggtacgagcttgcgatcatacagagagtaaacagggagacatattgcctcttaaaaagcaacaaaaacatgatgataatggaagaataggacCCAAACTaatcgttaaacaaactggtacaacctaccgtgcatcattccaaactgacgacaaagagttcaacaatgacatacttggcactagaagactttattataatctagctgacgtaaggttagcgttaaccctggacgaattgcaatgtggacctgaatttaatcaaaaaaacttcttatataaacaggtggcgacttgtaaaactacccagtgtagacgggggataaacataacttttaaaaagcaaggcggtaataaaactatggcgcttatagtaatcgttgaagaaccagtaagtctctctaggagattcgctggaatcctcagtaagaggataaactcaaatggtcaagaaatcaaggtcaggtcgaaatacaatcgaaaaatcttatttataaaggcctgttctgattattccccaaacctacaggaaactgtagtgtctacaagggtgtag